In the Castor canadensis chromosome 1, mCasCan1.hap1v2, whole genome shotgun sequence genome, AGCctttaatattttgattttatatatttattatagtaTCACCTCTACATGGAGCCTCAGTTTGATACCCCTGGAAAACCAGAATTGGTAACTTTCAATACCACATTTGGGATGTTCGGCATTTTCACGTGCTTTGATATACTGTTCCATGATCCTGCTATTACCCTAGTGAAAGATTTCCACGTGGACACCATATTGTTTCCTGCAGCTTGGATGAATGTTTTGCCCCTTTTGACAGCTATTGAATTCCATTCAGCTTGGGCAATGGGAATGGGAGTTAATCTTCTTGCAGCCAACATACATCATCCCAGACTAAATATGACAGGTAATTCATGATCCAGTGAAGGTTGCAGCATTTGCCTCCAAATACAGAGAAATGAATGCCTCAGATATCATcataactttttatttgtttttgttttttggtggtacttgggttttatctcaggccttcacacttgctaaacaggtgctctgccacttgagccactttgccagccctgatCTTAACCTTTGCTTTTTGTTGAAACTTTTTACTGTTTGTTAtcttttcaccaaaaaaaaaaaaaaagaaagaaagaaagaaaagaaaaagaaaagctagtgCATGATTATAGAAGTTATGGCCATGCTAAatacttacatattttatttcatccaCTCATTATGATAACTCTCTGTGATGGATATTAACACCCTAACTTGCAGATTAGAAAACTGAGCACAGAGAGTGTGAGTAACTTTCCAAAGACCAGCCAACAAGTGGACAAGCAGGGACCTGAATAGAAATGTGCTCCAATCTGTCAAAAGGAGAAGATAATGTTATTCAAATGCTGCCATATAACAAATTAAATTAAAGTTAAATGTGGCTTAAACCaacatttattgtctcacagtttctgTTCTTTAGGAATTTGGGAGTGGCTTAAACTAGCTCTCAGGTTACATCAAGCTGTTGACTGGGTAGCAATTATCTGAAGGCTGGTTCTTTTCCAGGATGACAAGCTCCCATGGCTCTAGGCAGGAACTCTCAGTTGCTCAGTGGCTGTTGACAGAAGGCCTTCATTTCTTGGCACTTGCTTCTCCATAGgactgtataatgaatatatgcttataatatgGGAGCTCCATTCCTCCACAGCAAGTgatgaaagaagagagagaaagagagacagagacagaaagacagagacagaaagggaaggagaaggaagcctTATTGCAATTTATGGCCAGTTAACACCATCACATCTACCATGCTCAGTTCATTAGAAGTGAGTCACTAGGTCCAGTGGAAGGGAATTGGATCCACTTATTGGGAAGAGGAGTGTTGAAGAATGTTTGGACATATTTGAAAGTCATCACAATGGGAAAGGAGAGAAATTTTGCATCACCTTTTCTCAAACATTAGAAACTTCTGAACacaaagatttttatattttgtatttttccaaaaTGCTAATAAATAATGCTATTATAGCCACAGTTTATTTGAAATGAGATTATTAAACATCTACTTTAATCCGTTCCAAAAGAGAGTAGAAAGAGTTAGGTGTTTGGTGTAACTGGAAGCCCATATGCCTTCTCATTAGTATGATAAGGTGATACACCCCCAATTCTGATGAAGAAATAGGCAgtagggtgtttgtgtgtgtgtgtgtgtgtgtgtgtgtgtgtgtgtgtgtgtgtcgctATTGTTGTTATTTAAAAAGACTTGTTTTGCATTCACAGGGAGTGGTATCTATGCACCACATGCTCCCAAAGTGTACCACTATGACATGGAGACACAGATGGGAAAGATCCTCTTTTCAAAGTTGGAGTCACATCCTCATACCTCTCCTGTCTACCCAGTGGCTGTGAATTGGAGTGCCTATGCTACAAGTATCAAACCCTTCCAAGTACAGAAAAAAACTTTTGGAGGCTTTATTTCTCGGGATGTGTTTAACTTCACAGAACTTTTTGAAAATGCAGGAAATCTTACAGTCTGTCAAAAAGAGTTATGTTGTCATTTAAGctacagaatattaaaaaaagaagagaatgaagtgTATGTTCTGGGAGCTTTTACTGGACTTCACGGCCGAAGGAGAAGAGAGTACTGGCAGGTAATCTTGGCTTAAGTTACTGGGAATGTTTAAGCGCCAATAAATTTCAGGTTAACCTTTCACATTTGTTCCAGGAAACTAAGTGATTTTCCTTGGTGTGACTTCATACAttgacagaaacacacacacacacacacacacacacacacacacacacacacagagggattTAACCAAACATGGTATTTGCAATGGGAATTAAACATAATCTAACTTCTTGCcttgagaacattaaaaaaattaagctatGATGACTTTCTATTTGATATTGTGGTGAACTTCAATTAGATTGTTTGTCAACACTCAATATAAACAGATTTATTTTCACTTGTGAAATCAACAAAGAGTAGGAATATCAGCTTTATCTTATTCCTCTTCTAATCAGAGGTCCTAGTCTTATTCCCTTCAAATTCCTTCAAATAAGAAGCATTAAAGATGCAAATTTTTTGTGGTGTGTTGGCTATGAATTTGCATCTTCTTATGCTTCGTACCTCACTGTCATCTCTAAAGAAAAGGACATGGAAAGAGAGGTGAAGAGCAGTGTGGTCAAGGTTTAATTACTCTTCCAAAGTTTGCAAAACTGTTGCCCAAAGACTTATACTTCCTTGGGCTCAGTGCCATCTTCTAACACACCAAAGTAATAGTTTAAATCTAAGTCAaactgacttctttctttcagtcTACTTGCTATCCAAGAAGTGTGTTGGTTCTCAAGTCACTTGTCATTTCAAGAAAGCAGGCAATTATAAGAAATAAGGTTtgagccccagaactgcaaaaaaaaaaaaaaaagagactaagagagtaaagaaggaaggaaggaagaaaggaaggaaagaaggaaaaccaaGTTCTTTAACAGAGAAAGAAAGTTCTGTCTTGTTACACTTAAAAACCAAGTCACCAGCTCTATTATGAATAACAAGATCTAAGACAGTCATTGAATTTTGTCTGCATCTGTTCCACACAGGTATGCACAATGCTGAAGTGCAAAAGTGCTAATTTGACCACTTGTGGACGGCCAATAGAAACTGCTTTGACAagatttgaaatgttctccctcagtggtacatttggaacaaaatatgtTTTTCCTGAAGTGCTGCTTTCTA is a window encoding:
- the Vnn2 gene encoding pantetheine hydrolase VNN2, coding for MATSLLTSVAGLALIILHVCALDNFIAAVYEHAVILPNKTEIPVSQEEALLVMNKNIDILEIAIKQAAQQGAQIILTPEDALYGWKFTRKTIFPYLEDVPEPQVNWIPCQDPHRFGHTPVQVRLSCLAKNNSIYILVNIGDKKQCKSNGCPPNGYYQYNTNVVYDTKGKLVARYHKYHLYMEPQFDTPGKPELVTFNTTFGMFGIFTCFDILFHDPAITLVKDFHVDTILFPAAWMNVLPLLTAIEFHSAWAMGMGVNLLAANIHHPRLNMTGSGIYAPHAPKVYHYDMETQMGKILFSKLESHPHTSPVYPVAVNWSAYATSIKPFQVQKKTFGGFISRDVFNFTELFENAGNLTVCQKELCCHLSYRILKKEENEVYVLGAFTGLHGRRRREYWQVCTMLKCKSANLTTCGRPIETALTRFEMFSLSGTFGTKYVFPEVLLSKIHLSPEKFEVLKDGRLVNKNGSSGPILTVSLFGRWYKKDSFYHSGASRNSAITYLLISTSLMICKLL